A single genomic interval of Spirosoma linguale DSM 74 harbors:
- a CDS encoding von Willebrand factor type A (PFAM: von Willebrand factor type A~SMART: von Willebrand factor type A~KEGG: CLCA1; chloride channel accessory 1 ; K05027 chloride   channel, calcium activated, family member 1): MAISSCRRIIDLPVASLNAKPSAAATSSLSTGSTGVEKLTFSVDVFVVDKNGRLITGLKPSNFKIVNTVTNFYELIDVSTSNLISKPGGYSAMLLLDQTGSISTTDPYNLRIEASKIFLNNLGTDDYTGLTSFTSSYTSVVKLHSGFTNKTEQMKKSLDTLALNVSGGTPLYTSTIQSVTYTAQKGPTANKAVIVFTDGENNVTTNTLEDATAKAIQQKIPLFTVGLSTDVNVNVLAQMANETGGAFFYAKDAGQLISTFGTLGNLLHGQGLVYRTTWSVTKTGSKWASGQIISATILVTLLDGTIVEVPFWLKVK; the protein is encoded by the coding sequence ATGGCCATCAGCAGTTGTCGGCGAATCATTGACCTACCCGTCGCGAGCCTGAATGCCAAACCCTCAGCGGCAGCAACGTCCAGTCTTTCAACTGGCTCTACGGGTGTCGAAAAGCTCACTTTTTCGGTAGATGTATTCGTTGTTGACAAAAATGGGCGACTCATCACCGGCCTGAAACCATCTAACTTCAAGATCGTCAATACGGTCACGAATTTTTATGAACTCATTGATGTGTCAACGTCTAACCTGATTTCTAAACCGGGCGGCTATTCGGCTATGCTACTCCTCGACCAAACCGGCAGTATCAGTACAACCGATCCATACAATCTGCGGATCGAAGCCAGCAAAATCTTTTTGAACAACCTGGGCACAGATGATTATACAGGCTTAACGAGCTTCACCTCCAGCTATACCAGCGTAGTAAAGTTACACAGCGGCTTTACCAACAAAACGGAACAGATGAAGAAATCGCTGGATACGCTTGCCCTAAATGTCAGCGGAGGTACTCCTCTCTATACCTCAACCATTCAATCCGTTACGTATACAGCTCAGAAGGGCCCGACAGCAAACAAAGCGGTTATCGTGTTCACCGATGGTGAAAACAATGTGACGACGAATACACTGGAGGATGCAACGGCAAAAGCCATTCAACAAAAGATTCCCCTTTTCACGGTAGGGCTGAGCACCGATGTGAATGTTAACGTGCTGGCTCAGATGGCAAATGAAACCGGGGGGGCGTTTTTCTACGCAAAAGATGCCGGACAGCTTATCTCTACATTTGGCACCCTGGGCAATCTGCTGCACGGACAGGGGCTAGTTTACCGCACAACATGGTCGGTTACGAAAACCGGCAGCAAATGGGCGTCGGGGCAGATTATATCAGCCACAATACTTGTAACTCTCTTAGATGGCACTATCGTTGAAGTGCCCTTTTGGTTAAAGGTAAAGTAA
- a CDS encoding TonB-dependent receptor plug (PFAM: TonB-dependent receptor plug~KEGG: mxa:MXAN_4746 TonB-dependent receptor), whose protein sequence is MRNFICLSLLLICALSMSARAQDRRIIGKVTSAEDGSPLPGVSVVLKGTTKGTSTDAGGIFDISVPSAKGTTLVFSFVGVATQEIPVGNQSELNVSMVSDSRLLTEVVVTGSGVATSKAKLGIAVESVSAKDLPQTPTASIDQALVGKIPGAQISSTSGNPGDPVNILLRGINSVQGGTKPLIMVDGVQVASTDINSLDLSNVDRVEVVQGAASASIYGAQGANGVIQVFTKKGKKGRTAINFSTSYSANEFLNTGNVHKAQLHPYLTDANNNIVDTQGNILDYTKYGAIEGISYQYGGATRYAIQDIRNVADKPYNANLKYYDHFKQVFQTGSTTNNTINISGASEKSDFNIAAANNHTTSPILTKENGYIDRSNLSANVGTELFRGFTIRSTTQLVYTKNTLKPGLGASYGPLNGGNGLVGSVYSFLNTSPFFDLTRKLADGTYPVYPTADFLSVNAGNPYYQATYTDAINNKIDVLQNFNANYKVNKYLELDAKYGINYRNETARWTYFNQSQNTSSEYYQSWSSNYAPDNKGEIDNFQYNNTFQNFLGTAFIRTDFQDDFHSKLPIQTSTQISFDYRKNKSNRYDTYGLSLSTAPPYNVAATSSQAVAFDVVTPFITYGYLVNQKVDFGDYGGITAGFRSDWSSAFGGGSTPFTFPHFDAHVAPLTFFKNSGLSTTLPYFKLRAAYGEAGIQPGAFDRYPVLSQRNLGTGLVYTVPTTTQNPNLKVEVSKEFEVGTDFTLGGNAGRSWLNSLSGSFTYWKRSSENVIYTVSVPPSLGSTGQLTNAIDMSSNGVQFSLTLPVYSSKDLKWDFTTNFGHQISKIDAISGGADIILTSNAGSTALVLTAGQPIGQVYGYKTLTSMDFTNQEGVKYITDANRANYTMVGKYVVDKTTYQPQFTNETYPLMNPNPKFNASFINGFSFKNYLTLNVQFDWVYGSHLYNQTKEWMYRDGISGDFSNPVTIDGKTGAFTAYYAGAYYGLWGSTRGAGNNATKDFFVEDASFVRLRNISLAFDLAKVVQLPYFNKAQIVFTGRNLLTFTKYTGYDPEISSGTSNSSFDRGVDHSTLPNIKSYQVGLNIGF, encoded by the coding sequence ATGAGAAACTTTATATGTCTGAGTTTGCTCCTGATATGTGCACTCAGCATGTCTGCCCGGGCGCAGGATCGGCGAATTATTGGTAAAGTAACATCGGCTGAAGATGGCTCTCCACTACCCGGCGTTTCGGTAGTCCTGAAAGGAACAACAAAGGGCACGTCAACGGATGCGGGGGGTATTTTCGACATTTCGGTACCGTCGGCCAAGGGCACTACGCTTGTTTTCAGCTTTGTTGGCGTAGCTACACAGGAAATACCCGTTGGCAATCAGTCTGAGCTAAACGTCAGTATGGTATCCGACTCCCGGTTGCTGACCGAAGTGGTCGTTACGGGTAGCGGGGTAGCTACCAGTAAAGCCAAGCTGGGTATTGCGGTCGAAAGTGTATCGGCCAAAGACCTACCCCAGACGCCCACCGCATCCATCGATCAGGCGCTGGTCGGTAAAATTCCGGGCGCTCAGATATCCTCTACCAGCGGTAACCCCGGCGATCCGGTCAATATTCTCCTGCGCGGTATCAACAGCGTACAGGGCGGCACCAAACCCCTTATTATGGTCGATGGCGTTCAGGTAGCCTCTACTGACATCAACTCGCTCGATCTGAGCAATGTCGACCGGGTAGAAGTTGTACAGGGTGCGGCTTCGGCCTCCATTTACGGCGCTCAGGGGGCCAACGGCGTTATTCAGGTATTCACCAAAAAAGGTAAAAAGGGCCGGACGGCGATCAATTTCTCTACCAGTTATTCGGCAAATGAATTTCTGAATACCGGCAATGTACATAAAGCCCAACTGCACCCCTACCTGACCGACGCCAACAATAATATCGTTGATACGCAGGGAAATATACTGGATTATACGAAATATGGCGCCATTGAAGGTATTTCTTATCAGTATGGCGGGGCCACCCGCTACGCCATTCAGGATATCCGGAACGTAGCCGACAAACCGTACAATGCCAACCTGAAGTATTACGATCACTTCAAGCAGGTATTTCAAACCGGCAGCACGACTAACAATACGATCAATATTTCGGGGGCGTCGGAAAAAAGTGATTTTAACATAGCAGCCGCCAATAACCATACGACCTCCCCGATTTTGACAAAGGAAAACGGTTATATTGACCGGAGTAACCTGTCGGCCAACGTCGGCACAGAGCTTTTCAGAGGGTTTACTATTCGGTCAACAACCCAGCTGGTGTATACCAAAAACACCCTTAAGCCAGGACTGGGCGCAAGCTATGGCCCCCTGAATGGTGGCAATGGTCTGGTTGGTTCGGTCTACTCGTTTCTGAATACATCTCCCTTCTTTGACCTAACCCGTAAACTGGCCGACGGTACCTATCCGGTGTACCCAACGGCGGACTTTCTGAGCGTCAATGCCGGTAACCCCTATTATCAGGCGACGTATACCGATGCCATCAATAACAAGATCGACGTTCTTCAGAATTTCAACGCCAATTACAAGGTCAACAAATACCTGGAACTCGACGCCAAATACGGCATCAACTACCGGAATGAGACCGCCCGCTGGACGTACTTTAACCAGTCGCAAAATACAAGCTCTGAGTATTACCAGTCTTGGTCGAGCAACTACGCCCCGGACAACAAGGGCGAAATTGACAATTTTCAGTACAACAATACCTTTCAGAACTTCCTGGGTACAGCCTTTATCCGCACGGATTTTCAGGACGATTTCCATTCGAAACTGCCAATCCAGACCAGCACCCAGATTTCATTCGATTATCGCAAGAACAAGTCAAACCGGTACGATACCTATGGCTTAAGCCTGAGTACGGCCCCACCCTATAATGTTGCGGCTACGTCGTCGCAGGCGGTAGCGTTCGATGTTGTTACGCCCTTTATCACCTACGGTTATCTGGTGAATCAGAAAGTAGATTTTGGCGACTACGGCGGTATAACGGCCGGTTTTCGGAGCGACTGGTCATCGGCTTTCGGGGGCGGCTCTACGCCGTTCACATTCCCGCACTTTGATGCGCACGTGGCTCCGTTAACGTTTTTCAAGAACAGTGGCCTGTCTACTACGCTGCCTTATTTCAAGCTACGGGCAGCCTATGGCGAAGCGGGTATTCAGCCGGGTGCGTTCGACCGCTACCCCGTTCTAAGCCAGCGCAACCTGGGTACGGGGCTGGTCTATACCGTTCCAACAACCACCCAGAATCCGAATTTAAAGGTAGAAGTATCGAAGGAGTTTGAAGTGGGAACTGATTTCACCCTTGGCGGGAATGCCGGTCGGTCGTGGCTGAACTCGCTTTCGGGGTCGTTTACCTACTGGAAACGCTCCAGCGAAAACGTGATCTATACGGTCAGTGTACCGCCATCGCTGGGCTCGACGGGGCAACTGACGAACGCCATCGACATGTCGTCTAATGGAGTTCAGTTCTCGCTGACCTTACCCGTTTATAGCTCCAAAGATCTGAAGTGGGATTTCACGACCAACTTTGGCCATCAGATTTCTAAAATTGATGCTATTTCGGGTGGTGCCGATATTATCCTGACCTCAAATGCCGGGAGCACGGCGCTGGTGTTGACGGCCGGGCAACCTATTGGGCAGGTATACGGCTACAAGACCCTGACCAGTATGGACTTCACCAACCAGGAAGGGGTAAAGTATATAACCGATGCCAACCGGGCCAATTACACCATGGTAGGGAAGTACGTTGTGGACAAGACGACCTATCAGCCACAGTTCACCAACGAAACCTACCCACTGATGAATCCGAACCCGAAATTCAACGCGTCGTTCATCAACGGTTTTAGTTTCAAAAACTACCTCACTCTCAACGTCCAGTTCGACTGGGTGTATGGCAGCCACCTGTACAACCAGACGAAAGAGTGGATGTATCGCGACGGCATCAGCGGTGATTTCAGCAACCCAGTAACCATCGACGGCAAAACAGGGGCGTTTACGGCCTACTATGCCGGTGCGTACTATGGCTTATGGGGAAGCACCCGGGGGGCGGGCAACAACGCAACGAAAGACTTTTTCGTAGAAGATGCCTCGTTTGTCCGCCTACGCAACATTTCGCTGGCCTTCGATCTGGCGAAAGTGGTTCAGCTACCGTATTTCAACAAAGCCCAGATTGTGTTTACCGGCCGCAACCTGCTGACGTTCACGAAATACACGGGCTATGACCCCGAAATAAGCTCGGGTACATCGAACTCTTCATTCGACCGGGGCGTCGACCACAGTACCCTGCCCAACATTAAATCGTACCAGGTGGGCCTGAATATTGGCTTTTAA
- a CDS encoding hypothetical protein (KEGG: avi:Avi_0158 hemolysin-type calcium-binding protein), with protein MKLFHKNKFLTTACLTVALLSGVSCKEQLDVGNPNAPTTAANVNTEAGIISFAQGGVYVNGFYNGDDWLGNSYFSLPWGYSELMADNLGADASNNQITTIGVPDYIILDDGTKVSNPSPQVSIIRSYNSRAATAAGNNPLYYQWLNMYALNNACNQTLDLVGTIPFAGDAASRSNTIKAWAYWWKGYAYASIGSMYYAGLIEDKAGVTNGNYVLHDAIINQSNTYYNLAATTLGSITSNSDYQEVISQLIPAFTQVGNGGVPTIDMWKRNINTMLARNILVNKLAPFVNGNPAATITKSSTTAMTPADWNSVLTLATAGVQRGDVVFTGRSTPSNFFFSASGGTTAALTTGVNTSTTFKISERFIQSFNAGDKRLANNFNTNTTYKNNYTFTTRYSLTANGNGMPGVYVYGTKDVGAYELYIAGSYEENQLMLAEANIRLGNIETGLGYIDAVRTYQGAGVAAVKGTGLTLAGALTELTKERRVALFGRGLGFYDNRRWGWTYDISVGGGSYGNTLVTTAGVVNKNVTINYNFMDYWDVPADEAVLNPTTSSVATQNPNY; from the coding sequence ATGAAACTCTTCCATAAAAATAAATTTCTAACCACGGCCTGTTTAACGGTAGCGCTCCTGAGCGGAGTATCCTGTAAAGAGCAACTGGACGTTGGTAACCCGAATGCGCCTACTACAGCGGCCAACGTCAATACCGAAGCGGGGATCATCTCGTTTGCCCAGGGTGGCGTTTATGTCAATGGTTTTTACAACGGGGACGACTGGCTGGGGAACAGCTATTTTTCACTACCCTGGGGCTATAGCGAACTAATGGCAGATAACCTCGGTGCCGATGCATCCAACAACCAGATTACTACCATTGGCGTACCCGATTACATCATTCTGGATGACGGCACCAAGGTAAGCAACCCGTCTCCGCAGGTGAGCATTATCCGGTCTTATAACAGTCGGGCAGCCACGGCTGCGGGAAATAATCCCCTATACTACCAGTGGCTGAATATGTACGCGCTCAACAATGCCTGCAACCAAACGCTGGATCTGGTAGGCACTATCCCTTTTGCGGGCGATGCCGCCAGCCGCTCCAACACGATAAAAGCCTGGGCCTACTGGTGGAAAGGCTATGCGTATGCCTCCATCGGGTCGATGTATTATGCGGGGCTGATTGAAGACAAGGCGGGCGTAACCAATGGCAACTATGTGTTGCATGATGCCATTATTAATCAGTCGAATACCTATTACAATCTGGCCGCTACAACCCTGGGGTCGATCACCAGCAACAGCGATTATCAGGAGGTGATTTCGCAGTTGATACCGGCGTTTACGCAGGTGGGCAACGGGGGCGTTCCTACCATCGACATGTGGAAACGGAACATCAATACGATGCTGGCCCGAAACATTCTGGTCAATAAACTGGCTCCTTTTGTGAATGGTAATCCGGCGGCCACCATTACCAAATCATCGACAACTGCCATGACTCCGGCCGACTGGAACAGCGTTCTGACGCTGGCTACTGCGGGAGTTCAGCGGGGCGACGTCGTCTTTACCGGACGCAGCACGCCCTCTAACTTTTTCTTCTCGGCTTCCGGCGGAACAACGGCCGCGCTTACCACGGGGGTAAATACGTCGACTACCTTCAAGATAAGCGAGCGATTTATCCAATCCTTCAATGCGGGCGACAAACGACTGGCCAATAACTTCAATACCAACACGACTTACAAAAACAACTATACGTTTACTACCCGGTATAGCTTGACGGCCAATGGCAATGGCATGCCTGGCGTGTACGTGTACGGTACCAAAGATGTGGGGGCTTATGAACTTTACATTGCGGGCAGTTACGAGGAGAACCAACTGATGCTGGCCGAAGCCAACATCAGGCTCGGCAACATCGAAACCGGTCTTGGGTATATCGATGCGGTCAGAACGTATCAGGGTGCAGGGGTAGCCGCCGTAAAAGGAACCGGCTTAACGCTGGCCGGAGCGCTCACCGAACTGACCAAAGAACGACGAGTCGCTTTGTTTGGGCGGGGGCTGGGCTTCTACGATAACCGGCGCTGGGGCTGGACGTACGACATCTCCGTTGGTGGGGGTAGCTATGGCAATACGCTGGTAACCACGGCAGGAGTAGTCAATAAGAATGTCACGATCAACTACAACTTCATGGATTACTGGGACGTACCCGCCGATGAAGCCGTATTAAATCCAACGACCTCCAGCGTGGCGACCCAAAACCCGAATTATTAG
- a CDS encoding amidohydrolase (PFAM: amidohydrolase~KEGG: she:Shewmr4_1350 amidohydrolase) codes for MTKHFLAAIFAAGLTYSAVAQTTFPQNGVYDERPGVYAFTNATIVVDPQTTLQNATLLIRNGRVEAVGTSVTVPAGTVTTDLKGKRIYPALIDMDSDYGMPEITRGAGGGRGGVPQYESNKKGAYYWNQAIQPENEASVLFKANPAKADELRKLGFGAVLTHPHDGIARGTGSLVALADDRENTLVLKPNATAHYSFSKGTSGQQYPNSMMGVVALLRQAMYDADWYKRSGRKEQANMSLDALTRNLSLPAIFEANDKLGIVRADKIGDEFGIQYIIRSTGDEYQRLDEVKATGASLIVPLNYPQPYDVEDAWDADNVSLAELKHWEMAPMNAGRLAAANIPFALTTAGLRNKADFWTNLRKAIENGLPEQKALEALTTVPAKLIRVDDLVGTLQKGRLANFIITSGNLFSADNIIYENWMQGKQYIVNNKDLVDLRGTWNLTVGSQSNLKLNITGKSADKPEYQIQADTLKITPKVSVSGDLISMQIQLDKRKPGTIRLTGYRTSPTNLKGDGESPDGKMITWSAVKAAGTPQSTTATSTSATSTTATSTSAVSSMLYPFVGMGNAQKPKAEAVLIRNATVWTNEKEGILASTDVLITDGKIAKVGKSLTAPANVKVVDGTGKHLTNGIIDEHSHIALLSINEGGQSSSAEVRMSDVINPEDINIYRQLAGGVTTSQLLHGSANAIGGQSAIVKLKWGESPENMLIKGADGFIKFALGENVKQANYPNPGVLTRFPQSRMGVEQVFMDHFTRAKEYAAGWAAYNKLNAKEKATAMMPRRDIELDALAEILANKRFITCHSYVQSEINMLLKVADSLHFKVNTFTHILEGYKLADKMAKHGAGGSSFADWWAYKMEVHDAIPYNAALMHRQGVTVSINSDDAEMARRLNQEAAKTVEYGGLSEEDAWKMVTLNPAKLLHLDAKLGSVKAGKDADLVLWNANPLAIYARPELTMIDGAVYFSLKDEDQKREQMQAERARIIQKMLTAKASGASTTRPMPRRARMWHCEDVEGVMAEGEEGK; via the coding sequence ATGACAAAACATTTTCTGGCAGCAATTTTTGCGGCTGGTCTGACGTATTCTGCTGTAGCTCAGACGACCTTTCCGCAAAATGGTGTCTATGATGAACGACCGGGCGTATATGCCTTTACCAACGCAACCATTGTTGTTGATCCACAAACTACCCTGCAAAATGCAACCCTGCTCATTCGAAATGGGCGCGTTGAGGCTGTAGGAACGTCGGTAACTGTACCCGCCGGAACCGTAACGACCGATTTAAAAGGAAAACGTATCTACCCCGCCCTGATCGACATGGATTCCGATTACGGAATGCCCGAAATTACCCGTGGCGCCGGTGGTGGGCGGGGCGGTGTACCGCAGTACGAGTCGAACAAGAAGGGGGCCTATTACTGGAATCAGGCCATCCAGCCCGAAAATGAAGCCAGTGTGCTTTTCAAAGCCAATCCCGCGAAAGCCGACGAGTTGCGGAAACTGGGCTTCGGTGCGGTGCTCACCCACCCGCACGATGGCATTGCACGGGGAACGGGCTCCCTCGTTGCGCTGGCAGATGACCGGGAAAATACCCTTGTGCTGAAGCCCAATGCAACCGCGCATTACTCGTTTAGCAAAGGCACCTCCGGCCAGCAGTATCCTAACTCGATGATGGGGGTTGTAGCCCTGCTGCGTCAGGCGATGTACGATGCCGACTGGTACAAGCGGTCGGGCCGTAAAGAGCAGGCCAATATGTCGCTCGATGCGCTGACGCGTAATCTGTCGTTACCCGCCATATTTGAGGCTAATGATAAACTGGGTATCGTACGGGCCGATAAAATCGGGGACGAATTTGGCATTCAGTACATCATCCGCAGTACGGGCGATGAATACCAGCGGCTCGATGAGGTGAAGGCCACCGGGGCGTCGCTTATTGTTCCACTGAACTACCCGCAGCCCTACGATGTGGAAGATGCATGGGATGCGGACAACGTGTCGCTCGCTGAGCTGAAGCATTGGGAAATGGCACCCATGAACGCCGGGCGACTGGCCGCTGCCAATATCCCGTTTGCACTAACAACGGCGGGACTTCGGAATAAAGCCGATTTCTGGACAAATCTGCGGAAAGCCATCGAGAATGGTTTGCCCGAACAAAAAGCCCTCGAAGCCCTTACCACGGTGCCCGCCAAACTAATCCGTGTCGATGACCTGGTTGGTACGTTACAGAAAGGACGCCTGGCGAACTTCATCATCACCTCGGGTAACCTGTTCAGTGCCGATAATATCATCTACGAAAACTGGATGCAGGGTAAGCAGTACATCGTCAATAACAAGGATCTGGTAGATCTGCGCGGAACCTGGAATCTAACTGTGGGCTCCCAATCGAACCTTAAGTTGAACATAACGGGAAAATCGGCCGATAAGCCTGAGTACCAGATTCAGGCCGATACGCTCAAAATCACCCCCAAAGTTTCGGTAAGTGGCGACCTGATTTCGATGCAAATCCAGCTCGATAAGCGCAAACCCGGCACCATTCGCCTGACGGGCTACCGGACTTCGCCAACGAATCTGAAAGGAGACGGCGAATCACCAGACGGTAAAATGATAACCTGGTCAGCCGTAAAAGCGGCTGGTACCCCACAGTCGACTACAGCCACATCGACCTCCGCAACCAGCACTACAGCCACATCAACTTCAGCGGTCAGCAGCATGCTCTATCCGTTCGTCGGTATGGGTAATGCCCAGAAGCCCAAAGCCGAAGCGGTACTGATTCGCAATGCGACGGTCTGGACCAATGAAAAGGAAGGGATTCTGGCCAGTACGGACGTGTTGATCACCGATGGTAAAATTGCTAAAGTGGGCAAAAGCCTGACGGCTCCGGCCAATGTCAAGGTGGTTGACGGAACGGGTAAGCACCTGACCAACGGCATCATCGACGAGCACTCGCACATTGCGTTGCTATCCATCAACGAAGGTGGTCAATCAAGTTCGGCGGAGGTTCGGATGTCGGACGTCATCAACCCTGAAGATATTAACATTTACCGGCAACTGGCGGGTGGCGTAACCACCTCGCAACTGCTGCATGGCTCGGCCAACGCCATTGGCGGGCAGTCGGCCATTGTAAAATTGAAGTGGGGCGAATCGCCGGAGAACATGCTCATCAAAGGGGCGGACGGATTTATCAAGTTTGCGCTTGGTGAAAACGTAAAACAGGCCAATTATCCGAATCCCGGTGTACTGACCCGGTTCCCGCAATCGCGCATGGGCGTGGAGCAGGTGTTTATGGATCATTTCACCCGCGCCAAAGAATACGCAGCGGGCTGGGCGGCTTACAATAAGCTGAATGCAAAAGAGAAAGCAACGGCAATGATGCCCCGCCGGGATATTGAACTCGACGCCCTCGCCGAAATTCTAGCCAACAAACGCTTCATTACCTGTCACTCCTACGTGCAGTCGGAAATTAACATGCTGCTCAAAGTAGCGGATTCGCTGCACTTCAAAGTCAATACCTTCACGCACATTCTGGAAGGCTACAAACTAGCCGATAAAATGGCGAAGCATGGCGCAGGCGGATCGTCTTTTGCCGACTGGTGGGCCTACAAAATGGAAGTACACGATGCCATTCCCTACAATGCCGCGCTGATGCATCGGCAGGGCGTTACGGTATCGATCAATTCGGATGATGCCGAAATGGCCCGTCGCCTGAATCAGGAAGCGGCTAAAACGGTCGAATACGGCGGACTGAGTGAAGAAGATGCCTGGAAAATGGTAACCCTCAACCCCGCTAAACTGCTTCACCTGGATGCGAAGCTGGGTAGTGTTAAAGCCGGTAAAGATGCTGATCTGGTGCTCTGGAACGCAAACCCGCTGGCTATCTACGCCCGTCCTGAACTGACGATGATCGATGGTGCCGTTTATTTCAGTCTGAAAGACGAAGATCAGAAACGGGAGCAGATGCAGGCCGAACGGGCCCGAATTATCCAGAAGATGCTGACGGCTAAAGCCAGCGGTGCATCGACCACCCGCCCCATGCCCCGCCGGGCCCGGATGTGGCATTGCGAAGACGTTGAAGGTGTAATGGCTGAAGGAGAAGAGGGGAAATAA
- a CDS encoding amidohydrolase (KEGG: ilo:IL1716 amidohydrolase), translating to MKKILVSICMLASLMSYGQNPAPAKPQTKTIALMGGTVHVGTGQVIPNGIVLFSNGVITNVVDGTLVKLNLTDVDVVDVSGKHVYPGIISPASTVGLQETGAVRATVDKQEIGILNPNIRALIAYNTDSEIIPTIRNNGVLVTQAMPQGGTVSGSSSVMMADGWNWEDAALKKDDGIWLNWPNYFARDFNFEDFTTVVKKNDKRGPAIDALQATFADAKAYAASPAPAVMNLKLEAMRGLFSGKQNLYIRADYGKDIIEAVTFAKSAGVQKVVIVGGEEANRVVSFLKDNNVPVILSGLHRLPNREDEDVDLPYRMPGILHKAGILVSLSYADEWWRTRNLPFLAGTAAGFGVADREEALKMVTSNTAKILGIDNLVGTLEKGKQATLFVSAGDALDMRTNVIEHVFIQGRKVNLDDRHKRLYKTYKDKYEQK from the coding sequence ATGAAAAAAATCTTAGTTTCTATATGCATGCTGGCCTCGCTCATGAGCTATGGCCAGAATCCTGCCCCGGCAAAACCGCAGACCAAAACCATTGCCCTCATGGGTGGTACGGTTCACGTAGGTACCGGGCAGGTAATTCCGAATGGCATTGTACTGTTCAGCAACGGAGTGATCACGAATGTGGTTGATGGTACCCTCGTAAAACTGAATCTGACCGATGTGGACGTCGTCGATGTGTCGGGTAAGCACGTATATCCGGGCATCATCTCCCCGGCGTCTACGGTGGGTTTGCAGGAAACCGGTGCTGTTCGGGCCACGGTCGATAAGCAGGAGATTGGTATTCTGAACCCCAATATCCGGGCGCTGATTGCTTACAATACGGATTCGGAAATCATTCCTACTATTCGGAACAACGGCGTGCTGGTGACCCAGGCAATGCCCCAGGGAGGGACCGTTTCGGGAAGTTCGAGTGTTATGATGGCCGACGGCTGGAACTGGGAAGATGCAGCACTGAAAAAAGATGATGGCATCTGGCTCAACTGGCCGAACTACTTTGCCCGTGATTTTAACTTCGAAGACTTCACAACAGTCGTTAAGAAAAATGATAAGCGCGGACCAGCCATTGATGCCCTACAGGCCACATTCGCGGATGCAAAAGCGTACGCTGCCTCCCCAGCACCCGCTGTTATGAACCTGAAGCTGGAGGCCATGCGCGGCTTATTCTCGGGAAAACAGAATTTGTACATTCGGGCCGATTATGGTAAAGACATCATCGAAGCGGTAACGTTCGCCAAGTCGGCGGGTGTTCAAAAAGTGGTTATTGTGGGGGGTGAAGAAGCCAATCGGGTTGTCTCATTCCTGAAAGACAACAATGTGCCCGTTATTCTGAGCGGACTGCACCGGCTACCCAACCGTGAAGACGAGGACGTGGATTTACCATACCGTATGCCGGGTATTTTACACAAAGCCGGTATTCTGGTTAGCCTGAGTTATGCCGACGAGTGGTGGCGGACGCGTAACCTGCCGTTTCTGGCCGGAACAGCCGCCGGTTTTGGTGTGGCCGACCGCGAAGAAGCTCTAAAAATGGTTACATCGAACACGGCCAAAATCCTGGGCATCGATAACCTGGTCGGTACGCTTGAAAAAGGAAAGCAGGCTACCTTATTTGTCTCAGCTGGCGATGCTCTGGATATGCGCACCAACGTGATCGAGCACGTGTTCATTCAGGGCCGGAAAGTAAACCTCGACGACCGGCATAAGCGCCTTTACAAGACGTATAAAGACAAATACGAACAGAAGTAA